A region of bacterium DNA encodes the following proteins:
- a CDS encoding PAS domain-containing protein, whose translation MDSKPDFEIVVRGPAPFRDRVALAAADLGGAVAEELGPRCVGALVHADAGGPGGGPAVLAALRRAGAAIAFGAASPRAQAVHAAFLAAGASGTVPAECEDRDLFILLGRMLARRAATAAGGAAPRAAEATGADLFQTVVDALPVSLHVVDRDLRIVLWNRDRETGPLGLPRKLVLGRGLAEALRPDDAVLAEYREVFRSGRASAIEVRGRGDGAPRYYVVEKVPMRLGRGDEVTHVVTFAKDVTAQREMERAMAQAERLAAVGRVAAGGAQEIEAPLEAIARRAERIGAQLAAPLGDEAREAARADAASVAAEALHVKEIVDGLLRFSRPAADERKRVEPTALLDQARRILARHPGTRLDRIEVRVADAPAIHVAEGQTLQALLALAFNAVEAAGPHGAVSLAAEAVPDGTALVVEDDGPGVPEELRERIFEPFFTTKPAGRGTGLGLSVAYALVEANGGRIDVGARPGGGARFAIVFPPAAPGID comes from the coding sequence GTGGATTCGAAACCGGACTTCGAGATCGTCGTCCGCGGGCCGGCGCCGTTCCGGGACCGCGTCGCCTTGGCGGCGGCCGATCTCGGCGGGGCGGTCGCGGAAGAGCTCGGGCCGCGGTGCGTCGGCGCGCTCGTCCACGCGGACGCCGGCGGGCCGGGCGGCGGCCCCGCGGTCCTCGCCGCGCTGCGGCGCGCGGGGGCGGCGATCGCCTTCGGCGCGGCCTCGCCCCGCGCGCAGGCGGTCCACGCGGCGTTCCTCGCCGCCGGCGCGTCCGGCACGGTCCCCGCGGAGTGCGAGGACCGCGACCTCTTCATCCTTCTCGGGCGGATGCTCGCGCGGCGCGCGGCGACGGCCGCCGGCGGGGCCGCGCCCCGCGCGGCGGAAGCGACCGGCGCCGACCTGTTCCAGACGGTCGTGGACGCGCTGCCGGTTTCGCTGCACGTCGTGGACCGCGACCTGCGGATCGTCCTTTGGAACCGCGACCGCGAGACCGGGCCGCTCGGCCTGCCGCGCAAGCTCGTGCTCGGGCGCGGCCTCGCCGAGGCGCTGCGCCCCGACGACGCGGTGCTCGCCGAGTACCGCGAGGTCTTCCGCTCCGGGCGGGCGAGCGCGATCGAGGTCCGCGGCCGCGGCGACGGCGCGCCGCGCTACTACGTCGTCGAGAAGGTGCCGATGCGCCTCGGCCGCGGCGACGAGGTCACGCACGTCGTCACCTTCGCCAAGGACGTCACCGCGCAGCGGGAGATGGAACGGGCGATGGCGCAGGCGGAGAGGCTCGCCGCCGTCGGGCGCGTCGCGGCGGGCGGCGCGCAGGAGATCGAGGCGCCGCTCGAGGCGATCGCGCGGCGCGCGGAGCGGATCGGCGCGCAGCTCGCGGCGCCGCTCGGCGACGAGGCGCGCGAGGCGGCGCGGGCCGACGCGGCGTCGGTCGCCGCCGAGGCGCTGCACGTCAAGGAAATCGTGGACGGCCTGCTCCGCTTCTCGCGTCCCGCGGCCGACGAGCGGAAGCGCGTCGAGCCGACGGCGCTGCTCGACCAGGCGCGGCGGATCCTCGCGCGCCATCCCGGCACGCGGCTCGACCGGATCGAGGTCCGCGTCGCCGACGCGCCGGCGATCCACGTCGCGGAAGGGCAGACGCTGCAGGCGCTGCTCGCGCTGGCCTTCAACGCCGTCGAGGCCGCGGGGCCGCACGGCGCGGTTTCGCTCGCCGCCGAGGCGGTTCCGGACGGGACGGCGCTCGTCGTCGAGGACGACGGCCCCGGCGTTCCCGAGGAGCTGCGCGAGCGGATCTTCGAGCCGTTCTTCACGACCAAGCCGGCCGGCCGCGGCACCGGCCTCGGCCTCTCCGTCGCCTACGCCCTCGTCGAGGCGAACGGCGGCCGCATCGACGTCGGCGCCCGCCCCGGCGGCGGCGCCCGCTTCGCGATCGTCTTCCCCCCGGCCGCTCCCGGCATCGACTGA